One genomic segment of Danio rerio strain Tuebingen ecotype United States chromosome 11, GRCz12tu, whole genome shotgun sequence includes these proteins:
- the nhsb gene encoding actin remodeling regulator NHS isoform X16, whose product MAFACCVPVRSRAVSNLDIESKLTSHYQAPWHQQHNLFHTCTRPACLEELHRHAKLNLRALHRDQQQRQRSTSRERSRVTISISVAPPMPTFPSTHKLRRREQRGRHSRMERSVRESDVQTIQRKERPAKDSEFKPVLRKLHFLSTQKSGNLAIHAGTNTETDGELQVMSHRPKCPVPNAPTTLDKQTNWSKALPLPTPEERIKNDSQVISSCIIPINVSGVGFDREASARCSLVHSQSVLQRRRKLRRRKTITGIPKRVQQDMDSDESPVARERTVIIHANPHKSHEWHEELSLSGRVLHTKDSGCQTDDFLITAPSRRRIRAQRGQGIPASLSHSTGNITSLPDRSDTVYAAASATRVRSRSLPREGGRLLDEDQDDSDDDDDEDDDEDDEEEDEELSPYEAEDFLPGPGQRIPKDEEESTDDQAMPELQFGSLKRMQHSESPDHTWIERGRSRLPRKVDMGSCEISSSSDTFSSPIHSASTTGVLGSQIDHKEDHQSSSGNWSGSSSTCPSQTSETLPPAASPPLTGSSHCDSELSLNTGSHVIDDNTGFIIDPYHIDKPQGQGQRSNSFTSSATDQMDDAGVSTASDGEWNCAQDQQDQSCTQDFSPKRSREDESGVSCPSYSSGETYESFSDQASARKSEMHYIVDTEGFYSSMHFDSGLKGSRSYYNYAAIDPDCGPSGNIAPGMTEYPQPEYRATRTLGRPCLSLRKPKAKPPPPKRSSSLKETSSDVNVPEQNEPKITCELPLPLSSREMKLQLDLADSAGHLETAGLESLGAWGVENVRDMLDCSSPFSSSDTHSFKDEGAVQADYADLWLHNDLKSNDPYRSLSNSSSATGTTVIECIKSPERSETHTCQPRSRPSSPTLPPPESEFKLASPEKLAGLASPSSGYSSQSETPTSSFPSAFFPGPLSPTSGKRKPKVPERKSSLCSLQQQQLSVRDPGISCRRETDFYAIPPSHLDLSALHSKHFPHRNQMHILHQNKQKAAIAAAAAAEARSAAAAAAEARSAAAAAAEARSAATAAAAAEACTAATASTKESATNTAPISAHLAITPTVLRSVQLRSICRPSDGNQGLDQDSSNLITRPKCPTIITDAPSSSNRHNRKPPAYKPPAAQVCDSQIPLVENIVFPQEEVRVRQERFGPGTYWAMTAFRTPVDPNCEKEVSLKRSSQCFQQEQDSRRCLDVQKTLSPERLKQDLNQLSRPDPSTQSMCLASTMPPPAYSEIQRSNFVLCNSPDKVPVSTQEASHSYTISDVQGREEDYETSGVATRSASQDIREEESTPDTEDYFSKDSTPSDNSSSPLTDDSRLDDDVFPSPNKLRTTEDLFAMIHRSKRKVLGRKDSGEVSGKGRPVVPPVTTPVSNPTVCPVIPAPPVPSNNSQRASGPIYRSAKKSSTSSEEFKLLLLKKGSRTDSSYRMSATEILKSPITPKTQAELLLEAMRQPEEIPLPQLDSTSSGDPLPSPFPKANSEGFSPKTLTMSAASRQGRSRIPPAANSSRYSTRSRLYTAPMQAISEGETENSDGSPHDDRSS is encoded by the exons ATGGCTTTTGCCTGCTGTGTTCCTGTCAGATCGAGAG CGGTCTCGAATCTGGACATTGAGAGTAAACTGACGTCGCACTATCAGGCTCCATGGCATCAGCAACACAATCTGTTCCACACTTGCACACGGCCAGCGTGTCTGGAGGAGCTGCACCGACATGCCAAGCTCAACCTGCGGGCGCTGCACAGAG ACCAGCAGCAGCGTCAGCGTTCAACCAGCAGAGAGCGCAGTCGGGTCACTATATCAATATCTGTGGCACCGCCAATGCCAACCTTCCCTTCAACTCACAAACTCAGACGGCGAGAGCAGAGAGGTCGACATTCACGCATG GAGAGGAGCGTTAGAGAGAGTGATGTGCAAACTATCCAGAGGAAG GAGAGACCAGCCAAGGATTCTGAATTCAAACCTGTCCTCAGAAAG CTGCATTTCTTATCAACACAGAAAAGTGGAAATTTGGCAATACAT GCTGGAACCAACACAGAAACGGATGGAGAACTACAAGTGATGAGCCATAGGCCTAAATGTCCTGTTCCCAATGCACCTACCACCCTGGACAAACAGACTAACTGGTCTAAAGCCCTGCCTCTTCCcactccagaagaaagaataaaGAATGACTCTCAAGTGATTTCATCCTGTATCATTCCAATAAATGTTTCGG GTGTTGGATTTGACAGAGAAGCCAGTGCTCGCTGCTCTCTTGTTCACTCGCAATCGGTTCTACAGAGACGGCGGAAACTCAGGAGGCGAAAAACGATCACTGGGATCCCCAAACGAGTTCAACAAGACAtgg ATTCTGACGAATCCCCTGTTGCTAGAGAAAGAACAGTGATAATCCACGCCAATCCACACAAGTCCCACGAGTGGCATGAGGAGCTCTCCTTGAGTGGCAGAGTATTGCATACTAAGGATTCGGGCTGTCAGACAGATGACTTCTTGATTACTGCTCCATCCCGAAGACGCATCCGTGCCCAAAGAGGTCAGGGAATTCCAGCGTCTCTCTCTCACTCCACTGGAAACATTACCTCCCTCCCGGATCGTTCTGATACGGTTTATGCTGCAGCATCAGCCACTCGTGTCCGTTCTAGGAGCCTTCCACGTGAGGGTGGTCGGCTTCTGGATGAGGACCAAGAtgacagtgatgatgatgatgatgaagatgatgatgaagatgatgaagaggaAGATGAGGAGCTCTCTCCATATGAAGCCGAAGACTTCCTGCCAGGTCCCGGACAGAGAATTCCAAAGGATGAGGAAGAGAGTACTGACGACCAAGCCATGCCAGAGCTACAGTTTGGAAGTCTTAAGCGTATGCAGCATTCAGAGAGCCCTGACCACACATGGATTGAGAGAGGCAGATCCAGACTCCCACGGAAAGTAGACATGGGGAGCTGTGAGATTTCCTCTAGTTCAGATACTTTCAGCAGCCCCATACACTCTGCATCCACTACAGGAGTGCTTGGCAGCCAGATTGACCATAAAGAGGATCACCAGTCCTCAAGTGGCAACTGGAGTGGAAGCAGCTCCACTTGCCCATCGCAGACATCCGAGACTCTTCCACCTGCTGCCTCCCCTCCCTTGACGGGATCCTCACACTGTGATTCAGAACTTTCCCTGAATACTGGGTCCCATGTCATAGATGACAACACTGGTTTCATAATTGATCCCTATCACATAGACAAGCCACAGGGACAGGGGCAACGATCCAATTCATTTACCTCATCAGCTACTGATCAGATGGATGATGCAGGGGTCAGCACTGCTAGTGATGGGGAGTGGAACTGTGCCCAGGACCAGCAGGATCAGTCCTGCACCCAAGACTTCAGCCCAAAGCGTTCCAGAGAGGATGAGAGTGGTGTCAGCTGCCCTAGTTATTCTAGTGGGGAAACTTACGAGAGCTTCAGTGACCAAGCATCCGCTAGAAAATCTGAGATGCACTACATTGTCGACACTGAAGGATTCTATTCCTCCATGCACTTTGACTCTGGTCTTAAGGGTAGCAGAAGCTACTACAACTATGCAGCCATTGACCCCGACTGTGGCCCAAGTGGTAATATAGCACCTGGCATGACTGAATACCCTCAGCCAGAGTACAGAGCCACCAGGACACTGGGCAGACCCTGTCTCTCCTTAAGAAAACCAAAGGCCAAGCCACCCCCACCAAAACGTAGCTCTTCATTAAAGGAAACAAGCAGTGATGTGAACGTTCCAGAGCAGAACGAACCAAAGATTACTTGTGAGTTGCCACTGCCCTTGTCTTCCAGGGAGATGAAACTGCAGCTGGACTTGGCTGATTCTGCAGGGCACCTTGAGACTGCAGGTCTTGAATCACTTGGTGCATGGGGAGTGGAAAATGTTAGGGACATGCTTGACTGCTCCTCCCCATTCAGTTCCTCAGACACACATTCCTTCAAAGATGAAGGTGCTGTGCAAGCAGACTATGCAGACCTCTGGCTTCACAATGACTTGAAATCAAATGATCCTTATCGGTCCCTCTCTAACTCTAGCTCTGCTACAGGTACAACTGTTATTGAATGCATCAAGTCACCAGAAAGATCAGAAACGCACACCTGTCAACCCAGGTCCAGACCTTCTTCCCCAACTCTTCCTCCACCTGAAAGTGAATTTAAGCTTGCTTCTCCCGAAAAGCTGGCAGGCTTGGCGTCCCCTTCCAGTGGATATTCCAGTCAGTCTGAAACACCTACATCTTCCTTCCCCTCTGCTTTCTTCCCAGGGCCCCTGTCTCCAACCAGTGGGAAGAGGAAGCCCAAAGTCCCTGAAAGGAAGTCCTCACTTTGTTCCTTACAGCAGCAACAGCTTTCAGTCAGAGACCCAGGCATTTCCTGTAGGAGAGAAACTGACTTCTATGCCATACCCCCAAGTCACCTTGACCTAAGTGCTCTTCACAGTAAGCACTTTCCTCACAGAAATCAAATGCACATCCTCCACCAGAATAAGCAGAAAGCTGCCATAGCAGCAGCTGCTGCAGCAGAAGCTCGCAGTGCAGCAGCTGCTGCAGCAGAAGCTCGCAGTGCAGCAGCTGCTGCTGCAGAAGCTCGCAGTGCAGCAACTGCAGCCGCTGCTGCCGAGGCCTGCACTGCAGCTACAGCTTCTACTAAAGAGAGTGCAACAAATACAGCACCCATCTCAGCCCATTTGGCTATTACTCCAACGGTTCTTAGATCAGTGCAACTGCGATCTATATGTAGACCATCTGATGGCAACCAAGGGCTTGATCAAGACAGTTCAAATCTCATAACTCGTCCTAAGTGTCCCACAATAATAACTGATGCCCCATCATCTAGCAACAGGCACAACAGGAAGCCACCAGCCTACAAACCCCCTGCTGCACAGGTTTGTGATTCACAGATTCCACTGGTGGAAAACATTGTTTTTCCACAAGAAGAAGTGAGAGTGAGACAGGAGAGGTTTGGTCCTGGTACTTACTGGGCAATGACTGCTTTCAGAACTCCTGTGGACCCTAATTGTGAAAAAGAAGTCTCTTTAAAAAGGTCATCTCAGTGTTTTCAGCAAGAACAAGACAGCAGAAGGTGCCTAGATGTGCAAAAGACATTGTCACCAGAGAGACTAAAACAAGATTTGAATCAACTATCGCGGCCAGACCCTTCAACACAGTCCATGTGTTTGGCCAGCACAATGCCACCCCCTGCTTATAGTGAGATACAGAGGAGCAATTTTGTACTGTGCAACAGTCCTGACAAAGTGCCTGTTTCAACTCAAGAGGCATCGCATTCTTACACAATCAGCGATGTACAAGGCAGAGAGGAGGATTATGAGACATCAGGTGTCGCAACCAGAAGTGCCTCACAGGACATAAGGGAAGAAGAGTCAACCCCAGATACAGAGGACTATTTCAGTAAAG ACTCTACTCCCAGTGATAATTCATCCTCTCCTTTGACCGATGACTCCAGACTTGATGATGATGTTTTCCCATCTCCCAATAAACTCCGCACAACTGAAGATCTTTTTGCTATGATACACAG ATCTAAAAGGAAAGTGCTGGGACGCAAAGATTCAGGGGAAGTCAGTGGAAAAGGTCGGCCTGTTGTACCACCTGTGACCACCCCTGTAAGCAATCCTACTGTATGCCCGGTCATCCCTGCTCCCCCAGTTCCTTCAAACAACTCCCAGCGAGCCTCAGGACCCATCTACAGGAGTGCCAAAAAGTCTAGTACATCCAGTGAGGAGTTCAAACTCCTTCTGCTTAAGAAGGGTAGTCGCACAGACTCAAGTTATCGCATGTCTGCTACAGAGATCCTTAAGAGCCCCATCACACCCAAGACTCAAGCAGAGCTGCTGTTAGAGGCCATGAGGCAACCAGAGGAGATCCCCTTACCCCAACTGGATTCCACCAGCAGTGGAGATCCACTTCCAAGTCCATTCCCTAAGGCCAACAGTGAGGGATTCTCCCCAAAAACACTCACCATGTCAGCTGCCTCCAGACAAGGACGTTCTAGAATTCCACCTGCAGCGAACAGCAGTCGCTATAGCACGCGGAGTCGGCTGTACACTGCCCCAATGCAGGCCATATCAGAAGGAGAGACTGAGAACTCGGATGGAAGTCCACACGATGACCGCTCCTCCTAG
- the nhsb gene encoding actin remodeling regulator NHS isoform X11 — protein sequence MGNSQRKIPGCGLKKRRRTKRGSKNTGQRGGTTAVSNLDIESKLTSHYQAPWHQQHNLFHTCTRPACLEELHRHAKLNLRALHRDQQQRQRSTSRERSRVTISISVAPPMPTFPSTHKLRRREQRGRHSRMERSVRESDVQTIQRKERPAKDSEFKPVLRKYQRSRSPSPVQCCYFIPWIRKAGTNTETDGELQVMSHRPKCPVPNAPTTLDKQTNWSKALPLPTPEERIKNDSQVISSCIIPINVSGVGFDREASARCSLVHSQSVLQRRRKLRRRKTITGIPKRVQQDMDSDESPVARERTVIIHANPHKSHEWHEELSLSGRVLHTKDSGCQTDDFLITAPSRRRIRAQRGQGIPASLSHSTGNITSLPDRSDTVYAAASATRVRSRSLPREGGRLLDEDQDDSDDDDDEDDDEDDEEEDEELSPYEAEDFLPGPGQRIPKDEEESTDDQAMPELQFGSLKRMQHSESPDHTWIERGRSRLPRKVDMGSCEISSSSDTFSSPIHSASTTGVLGSQIDHKEDHQSSSGNWSGSSSTCPSQTSETLPPAASPPLTGSSHCDSELSLNTGSHVIDDNTGFIIDPYHIDKPQGQGQRSNSFTSSATDQMDDAGVSTASDGEWNCAQDQQDQSCTQDFSPKRSREDESGVSCPSYSSGETYESFSDQASARKSEMHYIVDTEGFYSSMHFDSGLKGSRSYYNYAAIDPDCGPSGNIAPGMTEYPQPEYRATRTLGRPCLSLRKPKAKPPPPKRSSSLKETSSDVNVPEQNEPKITCELPLPLSSREMKLQLDLADSAGHLETAGLESLGAWGVENVRDMLDCSSPFSSSDTHSFKDEGAVQADYADLWLHNDLKSNDPYRSLSNSSSATGTTVIECIKSPERSETHTCQPRSRPSSPTLPPPESEFKLASPEKLAGLASPSSGYSSQSETPTSSFPSAFFPGPLSPTSGKRKPKVPERKSSLCSLQQQQLSVRDPGISCRRETDFYAIPPSHLDLSALHSKHFPHRNQMHILHQNKQKAAIAAAAAAEARSAAAAAAEARSAAAAAAEARSAATAAAAAEACTAATASTKESATNTAPISAHLAITPTVLRSVQLRSICRPSDGNQGLDQDSSNLITRPKCPTIITDAPSSSNRHNRKPPAYKPPAAQVCDSQIPLVENIVFPQEEVRVRQERFGPGTYWAMTAFRTPVDPNCEKEVSLKRSSQCFQQEQDSRRCLDVQKTLSPERLKQDLNQLSRPDPSTQSMCLASTMPPPAYSEIQRSNFVLCNSPDKVPVSTQEASHSYTISDVQGREEDYETSGVATRSASQDIREEESTPDTEDYFSKDSTPSDNSSSPLTDDSRLDDDVFPSPNKLRTTEDLFAMIHRSKRKVLGRKDSGEVSGKGRPVVPPVTTPVSNPTVCPVIPAPPVPSNNSQRASGPIYRSAKKSSTSSEEFKLLLLKKGSRTDSSYRMSATEILKSPITPKTQAELLLEAMRQPEEIPLPQLDSTSSGDPLPSPFPKANSEGFSPKTLTMSAASRQGRSRIPPAANSSRYSTRSRLYTAPMQAISEGETENSDGSPHDDRSS from the exons ATGGGAAACTCTCAGAGGAAGATACCTGGCTGTGGCTTAAAAAAGAGGAGGAGGACAAAGAGAGGTAGTAAAAACACAGGCCAGAGAGGAGGAACAACAG CGGTCTCGAATCTGGACATTGAGAGTAAACTGACGTCGCACTATCAGGCTCCATGGCATCAGCAACACAATCTGTTCCACACTTGCACACGGCCAGCGTGTCTGGAGGAGCTGCACCGACATGCCAAGCTCAACCTGCGGGCGCTGCACAGAG ACCAGCAGCAGCGTCAGCGTTCAACCAGCAGAGAGCGCAGTCGGGTCACTATATCAATATCTGTGGCACCGCCAATGCCAACCTTCCCTTCAACTCACAAACTCAGACGGCGAGAGCAGAGAGGTCGACATTCACGCATG GAGAGGAGCGTTAGAGAGAGTGATGTGCAAACTATCCAGAGGAAG GAGAGACCAGCCAAGGATTCTGAATTCAAACCTGTCCTCAGAAAG TATCAGCGCTCCCGCTCCCCCTCCCCTGTTCAGTGTTGTTACTTCATTCCCTGGATTAGAAAG GCTGGAACCAACACAGAAACGGATGGAGAACTACAAGTGATGAGCCATAGGCCTAAATGTCCTGTTCCCAATGCACCTACCACCCTGGACAAACAGACTAACTGGTCTAAAGCCCTGCCTCTTCCcactccagaagaaagaataaaGAATGACTCTCAAGTGATTTCATCCTGTATCATTCCAATAAATGTTTCGG GTGTTGGATTTGACAGAGAAGCCAGTGCTCGCTGCTCTCTTGTTCACTCGCAATCGGTTCTACAGAGACGGCGGAAACTCAGGAGGCGAAAAACGATCACTGGGATCCCCAAACGAGTTCAACAAGACAtgg ATTCTGACGAATCCCCTGTTGCTAGAGAAAGAACAGTGATAATCCACGCCAATCCACACAAGTCCCACGAGTGGCATGAGGAGCTCTCCTTGAGTGGCAGAGTATTGCATACTAAGGATTCGGGCTGTCAGACAGATGACTTCTTGATTACTGCTCCATCCCGAAGACGCATCCGTGCCCAAAGAGGTCAGGGAATTCCAGCGTCTCTCTCTCACTCCACTGGAAACATTACCTCCCTCCCGGATCGTTCTGATACGGTTTATGCTGCAGCATCAGCCACTCGTGTCCGTTCTAGGAGCCTTCCACGTGAGGGTGGTCGGCTTCTGGATGAGGACCAAGAtgacagtgatgatgatgatgatgaagatgatgatgaagatgatgaagaggaAGATGAGGAGCTCTCTCCATATGAAGCCGAAGACTTCCTGCCAGGTCCCGGACAGAGAATTCCAAAGGATGAGGAAGAGAGTACTGACGACCAAGCCATGCCAGAGCTACAGTTTGGAAGTCTTAAGCGTATGCAGCATTCAGAGAGCCCTGACCACACATGGATTGAGAGAGGCAGATCCAGACTCCCACGGAAAGTAGACATGGGGAGCTGTGAGATTTCCTCTAGTTCAGATACTTTCAGCAGCCCCATACACTCTGCATCCACTACAGGAGTGCTTGGCAGCCAGATTGACCATAAAGAGGATCACCAGTCCTCAAGTGGCAACTGGAGTGGAAGCAGCTCCACTTGCCCATCGCAGACATCCGAGACTCTTCCACCTGCTGCCTCCCCTCCCTTGACGGGATCCTCACACTGTGATTCAGAACTTTCCCTGAATACTGGGTCCCATGTCATAGATGACAACACTGGTTTCATAATTGATCCCTATCACATAGACAAGCCACAGGGACAGGGGCAACGATCCAATTCATTTACCTCATCAGCTACTGATCAGATGGATGATGCAGGGGTCAGCACTGCTAGTGATGGGGAGTGGAACTGTGCCCAGGACCAGCAGGATCAGTCCTGCACCCAAGACTTCAGCCCAAAGCGTTCCAGAGAGGATGAGAGTGGTGTCAGCTGCCCTAGTTATTCTAGTGGGGAAACTTACGAGAGCTTCAGTGACCAAGCATCCGCTAGAAAATCTGAGATGCACTACATTGTCGACACTGAAGGATTCTATTCCTCCATGCACTTTGACTCTGGTCTTAAGGGTAGCAGAAGCTACTACAACTATGCAGCCATTGACCCCGACTGTGGCCCAAGTGGTAATATAGCACCTGGCATGACTGAATACCCTCAGCCAGAGTACAGAGCCACCAGGACACTGGGCAGACCCTGTCTCTCCTTAAGAAAACCAAAGGCCAAGCCACCCCCACCAAAACGTAGCTCTTCATTAAAGGAAACAAGCAGTGATGTGAACGTTCCAGAGCAGAACGAACCAAAGATTACTTGTGAGTTGCCACTGCCCTTGTCTTCCAGGGAGATGAAACTGCAGCTGGACTTGGCTGATTCTGCAGGGCACCTTGAGACTGCAGGTCTTGAATCACTTGGTGCATGGGGAGTGGAAAATGTTAGGGACATGCTTGACTGCTCCTCCCCATTCAGTTCCTCAGACACACATTCCTTCAAAGATGAAGGTGCTGTGCAAGCAGACTATGCAGACCTCTGGCTTCACAATGACTTGAAATCAAATGATCCTTATCGGTCCCTCTCTAACTCTAGCTCTGCTACAGGTACAACTGTTATTGAATGCATCAAGTCACCAGAAAGATCAGAAACGCACACCTGTCAACCCAGGTCCAGACCTTCTTCCCCAACTCTTCCTCCACCTGAAAGTGAATTTAAGCTTGCTTCTCCCGAAAAGCTGGCAGGCTTGGCGTCCCCTTCCAGTGGATATTCCAGTCAGTCTGAAACACCTACATCTTCCTTCCCCTCTGCTTTCTTCCCAGGGCCCCTGTCTCCAACCAGTGGGAAGAGGAAGCCCAAAGTCCCTGAAAGGAAGTCCTCACTTTGTTCCTTACAGCAGCAACAGCTTTCAGTCAGAGACCCAGGCATTTCCTGTAGGAGAGAAACTGACTTCTATGCCATACCCCCAAGTCACCTTGACCTAAGTGCTCTTCACAGTAAGCACTTTCCTCACAGAAATCAAATGCACATCCTCCACCAGAATAAGCAGAAAGCTGCCATAGCAGCAGCTGCTGCAGCAGAAGCTCGCAGTGCAGCAGCTGCTGCAGCAGAAGCTCGCAGTGCAGCAGCTGCTGCTGCAGAAGCTCGCAGTGCAGCAACTGCAGCCGCTGCTGCCGAGGCCTGCACTGCAGCTACAGCTTCTACTAAAGAGAGTGCAACAAATACAGCACCCATCTCAGCCCATTTGGCTATTACTCCAACGGTTCTTAGATCAGTGCAACTGCGATCTATATGTAGACCATCTGATGGCAACCAAGGGCTTGATCAAGACAGTTCAAATCTCATAACTCGTCCTAAGTGTCCCACAATAATAACTGATGCCCCATCATCTAGCAACAGGCACAACAGGAAGCCACCAGCCTACAAACCCCCTGCTGCACAGGTTTGTGATTCACAGATTCCACTGGTGGAAAACATTGTTTTTCCACAAGAAGAAGTGAGAGTGAGACAGGAGAGGTTTGGTCCTGGTACTTACTGGGCAATGACTGCTTTCAGAACTCCTGTGGACCCTAATTGTGAAAAAGAAGTCTCTTTAAAAAGGTCATCTCAGTGTTTTCAGCAAGAACAAGACAGCAGAAGGTGCCTAGATGTGCAAAAGACATTGTCACCAGAGAGACTAAAACAAGATTTGAATCAACTATCGCGGCCAGACCCTTCAACACAGTCCATGTGTTTGGCCAGCACAATGCCACCCCCTGCTTATAGTGAGATACAGAGGAGCAATTTTGTACTGTGCAACAGTCCTGACAAAGTGCCTGTTTCAACTCAAGAGGCATCGCATTCTTACACAATCAGCGATGTACAAGGCAGAGAGGAGGATTATGAGACATCAGGTGTCGCAACCAGAAGTGCCTCACAGGACATAAGGGAAGAAGAGTCAACCCCAGATACAGAGGACTATTTCAGTAAAG ACTCTACTCCCAGTGATAATTCATCCTCTCCTTTGACCGATGACTCCAGACTTGATGATGATGTTTTCCCATCTCCCAATAAACTCCGCACAACTGAAGATCTTTTTGCTATGATACACAG ATCTAAAAGGAAAGTGCTGGGACGCAAAGATTCAGGGGAAGTCAGTGGAAAAGGTCGGCCTGTTGTACCACCTGTGACCACCCCTGTAAGCAATCCTACTGTATGCCCGGTCATCCCTGCTCCCCCAGTTCCTTCAAACAACTCCCAGCGAGCCTCAGGACCCATCTACAGGAGTGCCAAAAAGTCTAGTACATCCAGTGAGGAGTTCAAACTCCTTCTGCTTAAGAAGGGTAGTCGCACAGACTCAAGTTATCGCATGTCTGCTACAGAGATCCTTAAGAGCCCCATCACACCCAAGACTCAAGCAGAGCTGCTGTTAGAGGCCATGAGGCAACCAGAGGAGATCCCCTTACCCCAACTGGATTCCACCAGCAGTGGAGATCCACTTCCAAGTCCATTCCCTAAGGCCAACAGTGAGGGATTCTCCCCAAAAACACTCACCATGTCAGCTGCCTCCAGACAAGGACGTTCTAGAATTCCACCTGCAGCGAACAGCAGTCGCTATAGCACGCGGAGTCGGCTGTACACTGCCCCAATGCAGGCCATATCAGAAGGAGAGACTGAGAACTCGGATGGAAGTCCACACGATGACCGCTCCTCCTAG